A single Muntiacus reevesi chromosome 9, mMunRee1.1, whole genome shotgun sequence DNA region contains:
- the LOC136174828 gene encoding olfactory receptor 5B12-like, which produces MLPTENSTVVSEFILAGITDDPQLQLPLFLVFTLIYLLTLTGNLGVIMLILLDSRLHTPMYFFLSNLSLMHLGYSTAVTPKVMAGFLSGDKVISYNACAAQFYFFAVFLIVETFLLASMAHDRHAAVCKPLHYTTIMTPRVCAWMVAGCYALGLLVASMHTWNAFSLSFCGSNVIDHFFCDATPVLALSCSDSSRSEMVFFVLAGVNIIFTITVILVSYLFILVTILRVRSSEGRQKAFSTCASHLTSVSIFYGAGAFMYLQPGSRHSMGADKMASVLYAVVVPALNPPVYSLRNREVKGALKKAVGKAESSLRYIF; this is translated from the coding sequence ATGCTTCCCACAGAGAACAGTACGGTCGTGAGTGAGTTCATTCTTGCCGGGATAACTGATGACCCACAACTGCAGCTCCCACTCTTTCTGGTGTTCACGCTCATCTACCTCCTCACTCTCACTGGGAACCTGGGGGTGATCATGCTGATCCTGCTGGACTCTcgtctccacacccccatgtacttcttcctcagcaaCCTCTCTCTGATGCACTTGGGTTACTCCACAGCCGTCACTCCCAAAGTGATGGCAGGATTCCTCAGCGGAGACAAGGTCATTTCCTACAATGCTTGTGCcgcccagttttatttttttgctgtctTTCTGATTGTAGAAACTTTTCTCTTGGCCTCAATGGCCCATGACCGTCATGCGGCGGTGTGTAAGCCCCTCCATTACACCACCATCATGACGCCAAGGGTGTGTGCTTGGATGGTTGCAGGGTGCTACGCCCTTGGTTTACTAGTGGCCTCCATGCACACTTGGAACGCGTTCAGTCTCTCCTTCTGCGGGTCCAATGTGATTGACCACTTTTTCTGTGACGCCACTCCCGTCCTGGCTCTCTCCTGCTCAGACAGCAGCAGGAGCGagatggtgttttttgttttggcagGCGTCaatatcatctttactatcacgGTCATCCTGGTCTCCTACCTGTTTATCCTTGTCACCATTCTGAGGGTGCGCTCATCTGAAGGGCGCCAGAAGGCCTTTTCCACCTGTGCTTCCCACCTCACGTCCGTCTCCATCTTCTACGGCGCAGGCGCCTTCATGTACCTGCAGCCCGGCTCCCGCCACTCCATGGGCGCAGACAAGATGGCGTCCGTGCTCTACGCCGTGGTCGTCCCCGCGCTGAACCCGCCggtctacagcctgaggaacaggGAGGTCAAGGGCGCCCTGAAAAAGGCTGTGGGGAAGGCAGAGTCTTCTCtaagatacatattttaa